A single region of the Plantactinospora soyae genome encodes:
- a CDS encoding Glu/Leu/Phe/Val family dehydrogenase, with amino-acid sequence MDVFASTEGPESDGHEQVVFCQDKQTGLKAIIAIYSTALGPALGGTRFYPYATEAEALHDVLDLSRGMAYKNALAGLDLGGGKAVIWGDPDRIKSEPLLRAYGRFVESLAGRYYTACDVGTYVADMDLVARETRYVTGRSVEHGGAGDSSVLTAWGVFQGMRAAAEHAWGSPTLAGRRVGVAGLGKVGKHLTGHLVDDGASVVATDVNEAALAWVRQAYPQVDVVSDATALISSDIDVYAPCALGGALDDTTVPALRASVVVGAANNQLAHPGIEKVLADRGILYAPDYVVNAGGVIQVADEIEGFNFERAKLRATRIYDTTRQILQLADAEGVPPAVAADRLAERRMAEVGRLRSIHLR; translated from the coding sequence ATGGACGTATTCGCCAGTACCGAAGGACCGGAATCCGACGGCCACGAGCAGGTCGTGTTCTGCCAGGACAAGCAGACCGGGCTCAAGGCGATCATCGCCATCTACTCGACCGCGCTGGGCCCCGCCCTCGGCGGCACCCGTTTCTACCCGTACGCCACCGAGGCCGAGGCGCTGCACGACGTGCTCGACCTGTCCCGCGGGATGGCGTACAAGAACGCGCTGGCCGGCCTCGACCTCGGCGGCGGCAAGGCGGTCATCTGGGGCGACCCGGACCGGATCAAGAGCGAGCCCCTGCTGCGGGCGTACGGCCGCTTCGTCGAGTCGCTGGCCGGCCGGTACTACACCGCCTGCGATGTCGGCACCTATGTCGCCGACATGGACCTCGTCGCCCGGGAGACCCGTTACGTGACCGGCCGCAGCGTCGAGCACGGCGGTGCCGGGGACTCGTCCGTGCTGACCGCCTGGGGCGTGTTCCAGGGCATGCGGGCCGCAGCCGAGCACGCCTGGGGCTCGCCGACGCTCGCCGGACGGCGGGTCGGGGTCGCCGGGCTGGGCAAGGTCGGCAAGCACCTGACCGGCCACCTGGTCGACGACGGCGCCTCGGTGGTGGCCACCGACGTGAACGAGGCCGCGCTGGCCTGGGTACGGCAGGCCTACCCGCAGGTCGACGTGGTCTCCGACGCCACCGCCCTGATCAGCTCCGACATCGACGTGTACGCGCCCTGCGCCCTCGGCGGCGCCCTGGACGACACCACGGTGCCCGCGCTGCGCGCCTCGGTCGTCGTCGGCGCGGCGAACAACCAGCTCGCCCACCCCGGCATCGAGAAGGTGCTGGCCGACCGGGGCATCCTCTACGCACCCGACTACGTGGTGAACGCCGGCGGTGTGATCCAGGTCGCGGACGAGATCGAGGGCTTCAACTTCGAGCGGGCCAAGCTGCGGGCGACCCGGATCTACGACACCACCCGGCAGATCCTCCAGCTGGCCGACGCCGAGGGTGTCCCACCGGCGGTCGCCGCCGACCGGCTCGCCGAGCGCCGGATGGCCGAGGTCGGCCGGCTCCGCAGCATCCACCTCCGCTGA
- a CDS encoding DUF3073 domain-containing protein, translating to MGRGRAKAKQTKVARELKYHSPNTDLAALQRELGGGRKSDYVVDDDHKEFVDDDDEDHDVDDDPGNWAPTR from the coding sequence ATGGGGCGCGGCCGTGCTAAGGCCAAGCAGACAAAGGTGGCCCGGGAGTTGAAGTACCACTCCCCGAACACCGACCTCGCCGCCTTGCAGCGAGAACTCGGCGGCGGCCGGAAGTCGGACTACGTCGTCGACGACGACCACAAAGAGTTTGTCGACGACGATGACGAGGATCACGACGTGGACGACGACCCGGGCAACTGGGCGCCGACCCGCTGA
- the amcA gene encoding multiple cyclophane-containing RiPP AmcA — MPEITSQRPPEHVEAGPDDLVAVRVQGARAGLATLLQEAAEARRLRAEVASAGDGTSAVCAWNHFENIPTFYNWNNRPR, encoded by the coding sequence ATGCCCGAGATCACGAGCCAACGCCCGCCTGAGCACGTCGAGGCGGGCCCGGACGACCTGGTGGCCGTACGGGTCCAGGGTGCTCGGGCGGGACTCGCCACGCTGCTCCAGGAGGCGGCGGAGGCGCGACGCCTCCGAGCCGAGGTGGCCAGCGCCGGGGACGGCACGAGCGCCGTCTGCGCCTGGAACCACTTCGAGAACATCCCGACCTTCTACAACTGGAACAACCGACCCCGCTGA
- the amcB gene encoding cyclophane-forming radical SAM peptide maturase AmcB: MRGIAPVPSYVVMQPTTLCNLDCAYCYLPLRSADRRMPVSVAAAVAGPVNDWSRHGRFSVVWHGGEPLAAGREHLAALLAPFDDRVEHHVQTNATLIDDAWCDFFAEHQMRVSVSVDGPRERNGERVTRGGRPSYDRIMAGVEALRRNDVAFSALCVVSRPEPGLATELYDYFLDLGCDVLGINIEETEGVNTRLNAHPAEVVSGFWAELVAAWRRDPRIHLREIEWSLRYAAAVLDGAEDDVLPRHLDPIPTVGYDGSVVLLSPELAGFSDSEYGDFTSGNVLETRLPDILAGATTGTPWVAEFLAGVEACRSRCPYFGFCGGGHAANRYFEHGRFDGTETNHCRNSKIRLLEGVLDHARDHEPTPA; this comes from the coding sequence ATGCGGGGGATCGCCCCGGTCCCGAGCTACGTGGTCATGCAGCCGACGACGCTGTGCAACCTCGACTGCGCGTACTGCTATCTCCCGCTGCGCTCGGCGGACCGCCGGATGCCGGTGTCGGTGGCGGCGGCGGTGGCCGGTCCGGTGAACGACTGGTCCCGGCACGGGCGGTTCTCGGTGGTCTGGCACGGCGGTGAGCCGCTGGCGGCCGGACGGGAGCACCTGGCGGCCCTGTTGGCGCCGTTCGACGACCGGGTCGAGCACCATGTGCAGACCAACGCGACGCTGATCGACGACGCCTGGTGCGATTTCTTCGCCGAGCACCAGATGCGGGTCAGCGTCAGCGTCGACGGTCCCCGGGAGCGCAACGGGGAGCGGGTGACCCGGGGCGGCCGGCCGTCGTACGACCGGATCATGGCCGGGGTCGAGGCGCTGCGCCGCAACGACGTCGCCTTCTCGGCCCTGTGCGTGGTGAGCCGACCGGAGCCGGGGCTCGCCACCGAGCTCTACGACTACTTCCTCGATCTCGGATGCGACGTGCTGGGGATCAACATCGAGGAGACGGAGGGGGTCAACACCCGACTCAACGCCCACCCCGCCGAAGTGGTCAGCGGTTTCTGGGCCGAGCTGGTCGCCGCCTGGCGCCGCGATCCCCGGATCCACCTGCGCGAGATCGAGTGGTCGCTGCGGTACGCCGCGGCCGTGCTGGACGGCGCCGAGGACGACGTACTGCCCCGGCACCTCGATCCCATCCCGACCGTCGGGTACGACGGCTCGGTGGTCCTGCTCTCCCCGGAGCTGGCCGGCTTCTCCGATTCGGAATACGGGGACTTCACCAGCGGAAACGTCCTGGAGACCCGGCTACCGGACATCCTGGCCGGCGCCACCACGGGAACGCCGTGGGTGGCCGAGTTCCTGGCCGGGGTGGAGGCCTGCCGTTCCCGGTGCCCGTATTTCGGGTTCTGCGGGGGTGGACACGCCGCCAACCGCTACTTCGAGCACGGGCGGTTCGACGGTACGGAGACCAACCACTGCCGCAACAGCAAGATCCGTCTACTAGAGGGAGTGTTGGACCATGCCCGAGATCACGAGCCAACGCCCGCCTGA
- the purM gene encoding phosphoribosylformylglycinamidine cyclo-ligase — MTHVTERSGAGSGPGGTHQPWTAGMGRSGRKRTVSYADAGVSIHAGDRAVELLRPKVKSTRRPEVMGDIGGFAGLFRLDVQKYKNPILASSTDGVGTKLVIAQQMDIHDTVGIDLVAMVVDDLVACGAEPLFLLDYIACGEVVPDKVAEIGAGIADGCRYAGCALLGGETAEHPGVLRPDEYDVSATGVGVVEESEILRPERVEIGDVVIAMGSSGLHSNGYSLVRHVLLGAGRMRLDTVIEDFGRQRTLGEELLTPTKIYAQDCLKLIAEADVRALAHVTGGGIPGNLVRVLPETVDAVVDRASWKPAPIFDLVQSKGRIEDPDMESTFNMGVGMFAIVSAEDADRALACLTGRGVEAWQAGEIIEGTGEVHMIGQHTRG; from the coding sequence GTGACGCACGTGACCGAGCGCAGTGGTGCAGGAAGCGGCCCGGGTGGGACCCATCAGCCCTGGACGGCGGGAATGGGCCGGTCCGGCCGCAAGCGCACCGTGTCGTACGCGGACGCGGGCGTCTCGATCCACGCCGGTGACCGCGCGGTCGAACTGCTCCGCCCCAAGGTCAAGAGCACCCGGCGTCCCGAGGTGATGGGCGACATCGGCGGCTTCGCCGGCCTGTTCCGGCTCGACGTGCAGAAGTACAAGAACCCGATCCTGGCCTCCTCGACCGACGGGGTCGGCACCAAGCTCGTCATCGCGCAGCAGATGGACATCCACGACACGGTCGGGATCGACCTGGTCGCCATGGTCGTCGACGACCTGGTCGCCTGTGGCGCGGAGCCGCTGTTCCTGCTCGACTACATCGCCTGCGGCGAGGTTGTCCCGGACAAGGTGGCCGAGATCGGCGCCGGCATCGCCGACGGCTGCCGGTACGCCGGCTGCGCGCTGCTCGGCGGCGAGACGGCCGAGCACCCGGGCGTGCTGCGTCCGGACGAGTACGACGTCTCGGCGACCGGCGTCGGCGTGGTGGAGGAGAGCGAGATCCTCCGGCCGGAGCGGGTCGAGATCGGCGACGTCGTGATCGCGATGGGCTCGTCCGGTCTGCACTCGAACGGGTACTCCCTGGTTCGGCACGTGCTGCTCGGGGCGGGTCGGATGCGGCTGGACACGGTGATCGAGGACTTCGGTCGGCAGCGGACCCTGGGTGAGGAGCTGCTGACCCCGACCAAGATCTACGCGCAGGACTGCCTCAAGCTGATCGCCGAGGCCGACGTCCGCGCCCTGGCGCACGTCACCGGCGGGGGTATCCCCGGGAACCTGGTCCGGGTGCTGCCCGAGACCGTGGACGCGGTGGTGGACCGGGCCAGCTGGAAGCCTGCGCCGATCTTCGATCTGGTGCAGTCGAAGGGCCGGATCGAGGACCCGGACATGGAGTCGACCTTCAACATGGGTGTCGGGATGTTCGCCATCGTCTCCGCCGAGGACGCCGATCGTGCCCTGGCCTGCCTGACCGGGCGTGGCGTGGAGGCCTGGCAGGCTGGCGAGATCATCGAGGGCACCGGCGAGGTGCACATGATCGGGCAGCACACCCGGGGCTGA
- the purF gene encoding amidophosphoribosyltransferase, translating to MPRGDGRLSHDLDPQRPGPQDACGVFGVWAPGEEVAKLTYFGLYALQHRGQEAAGIAVSDGSGVVVYKDLGLVAQVFDEPTLASLRGHLAIGHTRYSTTGGSTWENAQPTIRATSAGTTIALAHNGNLVNTAELARDAVERGMDSDGSTSDTALVTTLLASRPDLSVEAAALEVLPTLRGAFSFVFMDETTLYAARDAHGVRPLVLGRLERGWVVASETAALDIVGASVVREVEPGELIAIDEHGLRSARFAAPEPKGCLFEYVYIARPDTTIAGRNVYAARVGIGRKLAREHPVEADLVIPVPESGTPAAIGYAEESGITYGAGLMKNPYVGRTFIQPSQTLRQLGIRLKLNPLRENVRGKRVVVVDDSIVRGNTQRAIVRMLREAGALEVHVRISSPPVNWPCFYGIDFATRAELLANGLDNEGIRRSIGADSLGYVSLAGLIAATEQPKTRLCRACFDGEYPIDLPAGNLIGKHVLEGVDRRVAAGPGEVDRDRAAASASRGPGGQPFVSSSSGGEVPSHA from the coding sequence GTGCCCCGAGGCGACGGCCGGTTGAGCCATGACCTCGACCCCCAACGACCCGGTCCACAGGACGCGTGCGGCGTGTTCGGGGTCTGGGCCCCGGGCGAAGAGGTGGCGAAGCTCACCTACTTCGGTCTCTACGCACTTCAGCACCGTGGCCAGGAGGCTGCCGGCATCGCCGTCAGCGACGGTTCGGGCGTGGTCGTGTACAAGGATCTTGGCCTGGTCGCCCAGGTCTTCGACGAGCCGACGCTGGCGAGCCTGCGGGGGCACCTGGCGATCGGGCACACCCGGTACTCCACGACCGGCGGATCGACCTGGGAAAACGCCCAGCCGACCATTCGGGCCACCTCGGCGGGCACCACGATCGCCCTGGCGCACAACGGCAACCTGGTGAACACCGCCGAACTCGCCCGGGACGCGGTCGAGCGCGGGATGGACTCCGACGGCTCGACCTCGGACACGGCCCTGGTGACCACGCTGCTGGCCAGCCGGCCCGACCTGTCGGTCGAGGCGGCGGCGCTCGAGGTGCTTCCGACCCTGCGCGGCGCGTTCAGCTTCGTCTTCATGGACGAGACCACCCTCTACGCCGCCCGGGACGCGCACGGCGTCCGGCCGCTCGTGCTCGGCCGGCTGGAGCGCGGCTGGGTGGTGGCCAGCGAGACCGCCGCCCTGGACATCGTCGGCGCGAGCGTGGTCCGGGAGGTCGAGCCCGGTGAGCTGATCGCCATCGACGAGCACGGGCTCCGCTCGGCCCGGTTCGCCGCGCCGGAGCCCAAGGGCTGCCTCTTCGAGTACGTCTACATAGCCCGGCCGGACACCACGATCGCGGGCCGCAACGTCTACGCCGCCCGGGTCGGCATCGGCCGGAAGCTCGCCCGTGAACACCCGGTCGAGGCTGACCTGGTGATCCCGGTTCCGGAGTCCGGCACTCCCGCCGCGATCGGCTACGCGGAGGAGTCCGGCATCACCTACGGCGCCGGCCTGATGAAGAACCCGTACGTCGGGCGCACCTTCATCCAGCCGTCGCAGACCCTCCGTCAGCTCGGTATCCGACTCAAGCTCAACCCGCTCCGGGAGAACGTCCGGGGCAAGCGGGTGGTCGTGGTCGACGACTCCATCGTGCGGGGCAACACGCAGCGGGCGATCGTCCGGATGCTGCGTGAGGCCGGTGCGCTGGAGGTGCACGTACGCATCTCCTCGCCGCCGGTCAACTGGCCCTGTTTCTACGGCATCGACTTCGCCACCAGGGCGGAACTGCTCGCCAACGGGCTGGACAACGAGGGCATCCGGCGTTCGATCGGAGCCGACAGTCTCGGGTACGTCTCCCTGGCCGGCCTCATCGCGGCCACCGAGCAGCCGAAGACCCGACTCTGCCGGGCCTGTTTCGACGGCGAGTACCCGATCGACCTGCCCGCCGGGAACCTGATCGGCAAGCACGTACTCGAAGGAGTGGACCGTCGGGTTGCCGCCGGCCCGGGGGAGGTGGATCGTGACCGTGCGGCCGCGTCCGCGTCCCGTGGTCCGGGTGGTCAACCGTTCGTGAGCAGTTCGAGCGGCGGTGAGGTGCCGTCGCACGCGTAG
- a CDS encoding sterol carrier family protein, translating to MVVALAELDAGRTPDRATLRDAVRTLLSGLVERAPGHAVEVRVPPYGAVQCCAGPRHTRGTPANVVEMAPVVWIRLATGRMRWSEAVEQGLVQTSGNRSDISAYLPISPH from the coding sequence ATAGTGGTCGCGCTGGCAGAGCTCGACGCTGGGCGTACGCCCGATCGAGCGACCCTGCGGGACGCGGTTCGTACCCTGTTGAGTGGTCTGGTGGAGCGCGCGCCCGGCCATGCGGTGGAGGTCCGTGTCCCACCCTATGGCGCGGTCCAGTGCTGCGCCGGACCGCGACACACCCGTGGTACGCCGGCCAACGTGGTCGAGATGGCTCCGGTCGTCTGGATCCGGCTCGCCACCGGGCGGATGCGGTGGTCGGAGGCGGTGGAACAGGGCCTGGTGCAGACGAGTGGCAATCGCTCGGATATCTCCGCTTATCTGCCGATTTCGCCCCATTAA
- a CDS encoding carboxypeptidase regulatory-like domain-containing protein, whose translation MADPDLRTVSASPNSVDVNGTVTVRFTLAFVDGGDEKADITVSSSNESRLDCLTGCGVNDAVAGSYTAQLKRSGATFDSNQSVTVTVKAEQDVLLNGTKTDTATVRVTLIAKAAPPAVQTVAEVSGRVTNETTDDPVSGATVRLTDGQGRDRSTNTNSSGSYKFTGSESSPIAPGQLTIRATKGGINDTVRVNASANQRLNNQGIELAIAASPTATPEPTEGADEEVPVDEEETEAADESGAPAADNAASEDSGSGPWLLILAGGLLVALGVGAIVLLVMRRKEGDGDDEDEDDADGPRGGGPTGRGGGYRGGDDATRVATRAGADPTMVNRQNLADAPTMMHNTPLVEEFPDPYGAPLPGPQTPGYGGGQQGWGANGYDDAPGSGAGGYGNAPGSGAGGYGNAPGSGAGGYGNAPGSGAGYGAPVSGAAPGYRDPAGGYGEQFDEPTGRYTGARGAEEYGPAADPYETGSYRPSSGAAQGGYEAEQPYGQENGYDAGAYGSGGGGYDEPRTGAGYDRGDDGYGAGNDGYETRADAYGQPGYEADRGGYDQPATGGGYDHQQQRGGYDATSSYDERDYEQQQGGGGYYDDSPRAGGGGHSRSGAPQQPSRSERRSLDWLDD comes from the coding sequence ATGGCCGATCCCGACCTGCGAACAGTCTCCGCCTCGCCGAATTCGGTCGACGTCAACGGCACCGTGACGGTGAGGTTCACGCTCGCATTCGTCGATGGCGGCGACGAGAAGGCAGACATCACGGTCAGCAGTTCCAACGAGTCCCGACTGGATTGCCTCACCGGCTGCGGCGTCAATGACGCCGTCGCCGGCAGCTACACCGCGCAGCTCAAGCGAAGCGGTGCGACCTTCGACTCGAATCAGAGCGTGACCGTCACCGTCAAAGCCGAGCAGGATGTCCTCCTCAACGGCACCAAGACGGACACCGCGACGGTGAGGGTCACCCTGATCGCCAAGGCCGCGCCACCGGCGGTGCAGACCGTCGCCGAGGTCTCCGGACGGGTCACCAACGAGACCACCGACGACCCGGTCTCCGGCGCCACCGTCCGACTCACGGACGGGCAGGGGCGGGACCGCAGCACCAACACGAACAGCAGCGGTAGCTACAAGTTCACCGGCTCGGAAAGCTCGCCCATCGCGCCCGGACAGCTCACGATCCGGGCCACCAAGGGCGGCATCAACGACACCGTACGAGTGAACGCGAGCGCCAACCAGCGGCTGAACAACCAGGGCATCGAACTCGCCATCGCCGCGTCGCCGACCGCCACTCCGGAGCCCACCGAAGGCGCCGACGAGGAAGTTCCGGTCGACGAGGAAGAAACGGAAGCGGCGGACGAGAGCGGTGCGCCGGCTGCCGACAACGCGGCCAGCGAGGACTCGGGTTCGGGTCCCTGGCTGCTGATCCTCGCCGGCGGCCTGCTGGTCGCGCTCGGCGTCGGCGCCATCGTGCTGCTGGTGATGCGGCGCAAGGAAGGCGACGGCGACGACGAGGACGAGGACGACGCGGACGGACCGCGAGGCGGCGGGCCGACCGGTCGTGGCGGCGGTTACCGGGGCGGTGACGACGCGACCCGGGTCGCGACCCGAGCCGGAGCCGACCCGACCATGGTGAACCGGCAGAACCTGGCGGATGCGCCGACGATGATGCACAACACCCCGCTGGTCGAGGAGTTCCCGGACCCGTACGGCGCGCCGCTGCCAGGGCCGCAGACGCCGGGGTACGGCGGCGGACAGCAGGGCTGGGGTGCGAACGGCTACGACGACGCTCCGGGTTCGGGTGCCGGCGGCTACGGCAACGCCCCCGGCTCGGGTGCCGGCGGGTACGGCAACGCTCCGGGCTCCGGTGCCGGCGGGTACGGCAACGCCCCCGGCTCAGGTGCCGGCTACGGCGCTCCCGTCTCGGGCGCGGCGCCGGGCTACCGGGACCCGGCGGGCGGCTACGGCGAGCAGTTCGACGAGCCGACCGGGCGGTACACCGGCGCTCGTGGTGCCGAGGAGTACGGTCCGGCGGCCGACCCGTACGAGACCGGTTCCTACCGGCCGTCGTCGGGCGCGGCACAGGGCGGTTACGAGGCCGAGCAGCCGTACGGCCAGGAGAACGGTTACGACGCCGGGGCGTACGGCAGCGGCGGAGGCGGCTACGACGAGCCGAGGACCGGTGCCGGCTACGACCGGGGCGACGACGGGTACGGCGCCGGCAACGACGGCTACGAGACCCGCGCCGACGCCTACGGCCAGCCCGGGTACGAGGCCGATCGCGGCGGGTACGACCAGCCGGCGACCGGCGGCGGCTACGACCACCAGCAGCAGCGTGGCGGCTACGACGCCACGAGCAGCTACGACGAGCGCGACTACGAGCAGCAGCAGGGCGGTGGCGGATACTACGACGATTCGCCCCGGGCCGGTGGTGGTGGCCACAGCCGGTCCGGCGCCCCGCAGCAGCCGAGCCGCTCGGAGCGGCGGTCGCTCGACTGGCTGGACGACTGA
- a CDS encoding 2-phosphosulfolactate phosphatase encodes MTGWIEPTTESVYAQPGSGVRLDWGLAGAAELSRVCAVLVVIDVLSFTTSVEVAVARGMRVHPFPWGAQAGEYATRVGAVAAVGRRAVSPEHPWSLSPAALSTAPVVSDLVLPSPNGSAISAAASATGLPVLAACLRNAGAVGRWLLDQGYGSTQAPIGVIAAGERWPDDTLRPSVEDQLGAAAVLDVLSTVPGGLSVEAALALATLNSVHDIPAAVRGCVSGRELTTRGFGQDVEVAVQVGVSDVVPVLRNGIFSAP; translated from the coding sequence GTGACGGGATGGATCGAGCCGACGACCGAATCGGTCTACGCACAACCCGGTAGCGGGGTCCGGCTGGACTGGGGTCTGGCCGGTGCGGCCGAGTTGAGCCGGGTCTGTGCCGTACTGGTGGTGATCGACGTGCTCTCCTTCACCACCTCGGTGGAGGTGGCGGTCGCCCGGGGAATGCGGGTACATCCGTTCCCCTGGGGCGCCCAGGCTGGCGAGTACGCGACCCGGGTCGGTGCGGTGGCCGCCGTCGGCCGGCGTGCGGTGTCTCCGGAACACCCCTGGTCGCTGTCGCCGGCCGCACTCTCCACCGCACCCGTGGTGTCGGACCTGGTCCTGCCATCTCCGAACGGCTCCGCCATCAGCGCCGCCGCGAGCGCCACGGGGCTGCCGGTGCTGGCGGCCTGCCTGCGCAACGCGGGCGCCGTCGGGCGCTGGCTCCTCGACCAGGGGTACGGCTCGACCCAGGCGCCGATCGGCGTGATCGCCGCTGGTGAGCGCTGGCCGGACGACACTCTGCGACCCAGTGTCGAGGACCAACTCGGCGCGGCGGCGGTCCTGGACGTGCTCTCCACGGTGCCCGGTGGCCTCTCCGTGGAGGCGGCACTGGCGCTGGCGACGCTGAACAGCGTGCACGACATCCCGGCTGCGGTCCGGGGCTGCGTGTCGGGACGGGAGCTGACGACCAGGGGTTTCGGGCAGGACGTCGAGGTCGCCGTCCAGGTCGGCGTCTCCGACGTCGTCCCGGTACTCCGCAACGGAATCTTCTCGGCGCCCTGA
- the purQ gene encoding phosphoribosylformylglycinamidine synthase subunit PurQ, producing the protein MTARIGVVTFPGSLDDRDAARAVRIAGAEAVSLWHDDADLHGVDAVVLPGGFSYGDYLRCGAIARFAPVMETIAAGARDGLPVLGICNGFQILCEAHLLPGALTRNQHLHFRNRDQWLRVESAGTAWTNAFQSGQEVLVPVKNGEGCYVADERTLDELEATGRVVARYLRGNPNGSQRDIAGITNEAGNVVGLMPHPEHAVEALTGPSLDGLGFFTSILKHLAGAPA; encoded by the coding sequence ATGACCGCCCGGATCGGCGTGGTGACGTTCCCCGGTTCGCTGGACGACCGCGACGCGGCCCGGGCGGTACGGATCGCCGGCGCCGAGGCGGTGTCGCTCTGGCACGACGACGCGGACCTGCACGGCGTCGACGCCGTGGTGCTGCCCGGCGGCTTCTCCTACGGCGACTACCTGCGCTGCGGCGCCATCGCCCGGTTCGCGCCCGTGATGGAGACGATCGCCGCCGGAGCCCGGGACGGCCTGCCCGTGCTCGGTATCTGCAACGGGTTCCAGATCCTCTGCGAGGCGCACCTGCTGCCCGGCGCGCTGACCCGCAACCAGCACCTGCACTTCCGCAACCGCGACCAGTGGCTGCGGGTGGAGTCGGCCGGCACCGCCTGGACCAACGCCTTCCAGTCGGGGCAGGAGGTGCTCGTTCCGGTCAAGAACGGCGAGGGCTGCTACGTCGCCGACGAGCGCACGCTCGACGAGCTGGAGGCGACCGGCCGGGTCGTGGCGCGTTACTTGCGCGGCAACCCGAACGGGTCGCAGCGCGACATCGCCGGCATCACCAACGAGGCCGGCAACGTGGTCGGCCTGATGCCGCATCCGGAGCACGCCGTGGAGGCGCTGACCGGTCCGTCCCTCGACGGGCTCGGCTTCTTCACGTCGATCCTCAAGCACCTGGCGGGAGCGCCCGCATGA
- the purS gene encoding phosphoribosylformylglycinamidine synthase subunit PurS — MPRVVVDVMLKPEILDPQGQAVANALPRLGVTDVSSVRIGRRIEIEFAGQPDLDRAREIADKLLANPVIEDFSITVVDAADAQESHP, encoded by the coding sequence GTGCCTCGCGTCGTCGTCGACGTCATGCTCAAGCCGGAGATTCTCGATCCTCAGGGCCAGGCCGTCGCGAATGCGCTGCCGAGGCTCGGAGTCACAGACGTGTCCTCCGTGCGGATCGGCCGGCGGATCGAGATCGAGTTCGCCGGTCAGCCGGATCTGGACCGGGCTCGGGAAATCGCCGACAAACTGCTGGCCAACCCCGTGATCGAGGACTTTTCGATCACCGTGGTGGATGCCGCGGATGCCCAGGAGAGCCATCCATGA
- a CDS encoding S1 family peptidase, translating to MRLRRTLVMLATTLVGALVAPAAASAGPVTPFIIGGGTVSSAPWAAAVFSNGSFTCSGTIIAARWVLTARHCVSGTMSVRVGSVNRSSGGVTSNVTSSASRYDLALLQLSTSINTSYVTLSSAYPPVNSTNSIYGWGMTCYSGCSASAQLKTANVRVTSTNVTDAYGGRAIRSTRINGNAWRGDSGGPEFYNGAQVGVASTADGANIQNYGSVAYNRSWITSVAGV from the coding sequence ATGCGTCTTCGCCGAACCCTGGTGATGCTCGCCACCACCCTCGTCGGCGCGCTCGTCGCGCCCGCCGCAGCCTCGGCCGGTCCGGTCACGCCGTTCATCATCGGCGGCGGAACCGTCTCGTCGGCCCCCTGGGCCGCGGCAGTGTTCAGCAACGGCTCGTTCACCTGCTCCGGCACCATCATCGCCGCGCGCTGGGTCCTCACGGCCCGGCACTGCGTCAGCGGCACGATGTCGGTACGGGTCGGCAGCGTGAACCGGTCCTCGGGCGGCGTCACCAGCAACGTGACGTCCTCCGCGAGCCGGTACGACCTGGCGCTGCTCCAGCTGTCCACCTCGATCAACACCTCGTACGTCACGCTGTCCAGCGCCTACCCGCCGGTCAACTCGACGAACTCGATCTACGGCTGGGGCATGACCTGCTACAGCGGTTGCTCGGCGTCGGCTCAGCTCAAGACCGCCAACGTGCGGGTGACCAGCACCAACGTCACCGACGCGTACGGAGGTCGGGCGATCCGGAGCACCCGGATCAACGGCAACGCCTGGCGGGGTGACTCCGGCGGTCCGGAGTTCTACAACGGCGCCCAGGTGGGCGTCGCCTCGACCGCCGACGGCGCGAACATCCAGAACTACGGCAGTGTCGCGTACAACCGCTCCTGGATCACCTCGGTGGCCGGGGTCTAG